The following proteins are encoded in a genomic region of Maniola jurtina chromosome 17, ilManJurt1.1, whole genome shotgun sequence:
- the LOC123873542 gene encoding glutaredoxin-C4-like has product MGLLGSKISRSSKMANSAEIQQFIKDAISQEKVVVFSKSYCPYCKLAKDVFGKVKQPIKVYELDERDDGQAIQDSLAQISGFRTVPQVFINGTCVGGGSDVKKLYDSGKLEPMLIG; this is encoded by the exons ATGGGATTGTTGGGTAGTAAAATTTCACGCTCATCAAAAATGGCCAACTCTGCAGAGATTCAACAATTTATTAAGGACGCTATTTCTCAAGAAAAAGTGGTTGTGTTCTCGAAATCATATTGCCCTTACTGCAAGCTAGCTAAGGAT gtctTCGGAAAAGTTAAACAACCGATAAAAGTGTACGAGTTAGACGAGCGTGATGATGGACAAGCCATTCAGGATAGTCTAGCACAAATCTCTGGATTCAGAACT gTTCCACAAGTGTTTATAAACGGTACCTGTGTGGGTGGTGGATCGGATGTCAAGAAATTGTATGACTCTGGAAAGTTAGAGCCCATGCTTATTggataa
- the LOC123873536 gene encoding clavesin-2-like produces the protein MNEYAEYDWRLHQMQNERLCDVSRKRLTDGDRQRALDGLKEAVDSSLNLALRDKSRCQDDSFLRRFLYARKHDVQQSFELLVRYHQHRREHPDLWASADGGVLRALADGLPGVLEQRDRRGRCVLLMFASNWTPHACPLLSVFRALLLTLERTIAEVQNQANGYVIIVDWTEFTFKQSCSLQAKILKMMIDCLQDCMPVRFKSIHFIGQPWYVETALAVIKPYLKAKTRERIVLHGNNLSTLHDALPLDILPAELGGEGPSYNSERWLQEFCRCENIDSKPVPVVVVTAPPAENDLPTAKLDKAYKQKDSPNFSFHGSEKSAKSELLRDKD, from the coding sequence ATGAACGAGTACGCCGAGTACGACTGGAGGCTGCACCAGATGCAAAATGAACGCCTTTGTGACGTGTCCAGGAAAAGGCTCACAGACGGAGACAGGCAGCGAGCTCTCGACGGCCTCAAGGAAGCCGTCGATTCGAGTCTCAACTTGGCCCTTCGTGACAAAAGTCGATGTCAAGATGACAGTTTCTTGCGGCGGTTTCTGTACGCGCGTAAACACGACGTACAGCAAAGTTTTGAATTGTTAGTGCGCTATCATCAGCATCGGCGTGAACATCCAGACCTGTGGGCCAGCGCGGACGGAGGAGTGCTTCGCGCCCTGGCCGATGGGCTGCCCGGCGTGCTCGAGCAGCGCGACCGACGCGGCCGTTGTGTGCTCCTCATGTTTGCCTCCAACTGGACCCCGCACGCGTGCCCTCTTCTCTCTGTGTTCAGAGCCCTCCTCCTTACACTGGAACGCACCATCGCCGAAGTGCAAAATCAAGCCAACGGATACGTTATCATTGTGGATTGGACAGAGTTTACGTTTAAACAATCGTGCAGTTTACAAGCgaaaattttgaagatgatGATCGACTGCTTGCAGGATTGTATGCCGGTGCGATTCAAAAGCATACATTTCATAGGCCAACCGTGGTATGTGGAAACGGCTCTAGCGGTTATTAAACCGTATCTCAAAGCCAAAACGCGGGAAAGAATAGTGCTCCACGGAAACAACTTGTCTACATTACACGATGCGTTGCCTCTTGACATTCTACCTGCTGAATTGGGAGGAGAAGGACCCTCGTACAACTCTGAACGCTGGCTACAAGAATTCTGTCGTTGTGAAAATATAGATTCGAAACCTGTGCCTGTCGTCGTAGTGACGGCTCCACCGGCCGAGAACGATCTTCCAACGGCGAAACTCGATAAAGCGTATAAACAAAAAGACAGTCCGAACTTTTCATTTCACGGGAGCGAAAAAAGTGCAAAGTCAGAATTACTTCGGGATAAAGATTGA